From a region of the Lactuca sativa cultivar Salinas chromosome 4, Lsat_Salinas_v11, whole genome shotgun sequence genome:
- the LOC128133884 gene encoding anamorsin homolog, which produces MVKKEVVQDVNPLIINQAASLSSLAVDSSSTDFVISMCKSSDFPGNKLLEELSRVLKPGGEIFFHHTCAAAAAKETVMHLISILKQSHDGWS; this is translated from the exons ATGGTCAAGAAGGAGGTGGTTCAGGATGTTAATCCTTTGATCATCAATCAAGCTGCATCACTAA GTTCTTTGGCAGTGGATTCATCATCCACTGATTTTGTGATATCCATGTGTAAGTCATCAGATTTTCCTGGTAATAAGCTGCTGGAGGAATTGTCACGGGTGTTGAAGCCTGGTGGAGAAATCTTTTTCCATCACACTTGTGCTGCTGCTGCTGCCAAGGAGACAGTAATGCATTTGATTAGTATCTTAAAGCAGAGTCATGATGGATGGAGTTGA